Within Candidatus Dojkabacteria bacterium, the genomic segment AATCTGCAGGTCAGAGTCTTGACCCTATGTGAGTCATAATTTCATCTAGCCTTGCTATCAAATCCTCCAATATCTATTCTAGCTTAGCTATCTTCCAATCACTACACACCCTCAAAAAGCGTCTCAACAAAGTTAAGAATCAAACCCATCGTTTTATCGGTAAGTGATCGCCTCTCGAGGATTTTGGGAGGGGTATTTAATGACTTAACAACCTCATCTCCAATATGCTTTCTCTCTGTAAATAGATATTCATCAATAATTTCTTGAACTTTAGATTCGTTAAGATCATTTTCTGCACACATTTTCTTGAACTACCTGGAATTTCCGGGTAGTTGAGTTTCTATCTAACTCGCCTACTTTATATATGTTTTGAGAAGGCTCATAACTGTGTTAGTGTCTTTATCAAACAGTTTCTCTATATGTTTTTGGGTTAACCAAACGGTCTCATTTTCGAGATTAACCTCAACTGTTATTACACGGTCTGATCTTTGTAAAAGATGAGCTCTTTTTTTAAGAAATTTATAAAAAGTACTGACTCATATATTGCCTCAATGAATCATCAACTATATATACATATGTTCCGTTAATACCACGAGTGAGTAGAGTTGTATATATGTTCTTTATGTATGCTTCTAATTCTGCTGGATCAGAAATTGCTCTCTTTCCATTGAAGTCGAGGTATTTTGATTTATCAACAACCACTTTATGTTTGTTTTTGTCGTAAGAAATCTCGGGTCCAATTATTACACCTGCATAATTCAGATCATAGCCCTGAATCGTGTGAATACACCCAATTTCATTTACTGCATTAGGTGAATTAACCCAATCTTCTGTGACACTATTCCACTTAAGCCGTGTGCCGTCAATTTCAATATCATAATCGATCTCATTGTTTCCTTTGGTCTTCCATTCCCAGGCATATCCTGCGAGTATCCTTGAAAGACTGTAATCATAATCCTTTTCTTTGATTGCCAAGACCATATCTTTTATATTATTAAAGAGTTTGAATTCATAGGTATAGAATTTATTTGGATACGGATTGGAGCAGTTTAAAATATCCCTTATATATTCTATATAGTCCATTCCTCCATTGACTCTCATCTGAGAAGTTAATTTGTGGTTTACAAAGGAAATATTGTCTAATGCGTTATATTTAATGTCAGCTGGCTTTACTGACTGATACTTGTCATAAAATAGCACTTGATGCTTTGATGATTGCAGGATCCAGTCTAATTGTGTAGCAGAGTCTTTCTCAAGTCCTAAAGATGCAGAGATCTTATCGAAATCTCTATAGTTTGTTAGGTTTACCCGTCTTTGTAGCCGATGGGCTTCGTCAACAATCAAGATATCGTACTTTTTCCTTACTACATCATTAGGACCAATTACCATACCTGGCGTTAGACCCTTAATATTTCTAAAGACGCGCTTAAGTGTTTTACGAAGCGATGTCATTGGAATAACAAGACCTATCTCTAAGTCTTTAGACCATTTCTTCATGCTTAATGCTTTTACTAGATAGGTGGCTACAATTGTCTTCCCCGTTCCTGGCTCACCGGATACAAGATGGGGAATTCTTTCCCCAAATTTAATACTGGACATTATCTTATCAACGACGTCTAGCTGATCTTGCGAGAGGGCTTTGTACGGAGAATATTTAAACAAATCACTATTTTGAATTTGAACAAGATCATTATCGACTACTTTTAACTTTTGAAGTTCTTTCCAAATAGTCTCAAATTTAGCTTGATAACGCTCTCTATCGTAATAATTTGACTCCTGTATTCCAAAATTAGCATTTTGTAATAGGTATTTACCATCGCCGGACATATATCTAATCAAGGAGGATTCTATGTCAAGCGTAGCAGACTTGTTATATTCATCATCTGCAATTATATACATTGAGTTTAGCTTAGCCCTGTCTGCCTTCTCGAAATGCTGGCTAGCCCGTCTATATGCTGCTGTAGTTTCTCCAATATAGGCTTCCTTACCGTCTTCAAGAATATACACTATTGGCCAATTCTCACCGTATCGATAATCCCTTACATTTGTAAATTGATCCTTCCTGTAATTAAATTTCTTGATCTCGTACATAGCTATTTCTTGAATTTGGTATATTTGGTGGCATTACCTTTAGCTTTCTCAACAGGATATTTTTCTTCACTTATTGCTAATTTATCTGAAGCTACTTTTTCAAGGTCAATATCTAGTGAATTTGCAAACAGAAGAAGATAGGTATAGAGGTCTGCTACTTCTGATTTAACATCCTCTAGGTCATATTTATCCGTCCACTGGAAGCATTCTAATAACTCTCCTGCTTCGATAGATAATGATTTGGCAAGATTTTGCGGGGTATGGAACTGTTTCCAATCTCTTGCATCCCGAAAATTTATGAGTCTTTCTAGTAATTTTGAGTGTTTCATAAACTTAATCTTTTAATTATACTTTAACATTCTATCACTTGATGTTTAGGGGATACAGATACCCTCACAACAATAGTTCAAACTCCAAGTTCAATTTTACTATTCTGTGTAGTTGTATTTCTGCCTGCCAGTTTAGTGGTCTTTTCACTCATAGGCCTTTATACTACCCCAATGCGAATCAACCTAAAAAAATACTACATAGAAATCCAATCGCCCACACTCTGCACCCTCATAGGCAGACTAAATGGCTTTGCCAACCCAGAAAGCGTCAAAGCTGGAGCATTTTACCCTTTCCTCTACCTCCGTTTTCCAGACCATCCAAATAACCCCACATGGATAAATCACGAGAAGATTCATTTTCGCCAGCAGTTGGAGTTACTTTTCATATTCTATTTCATCTTTATCGCGGCAGAGCGAATCTATTACAGATACTTCCGAAAATTATCACCATTAGACTCATATCTTGCATCTGCATTTGAGCAGGAGTGCTACATCAATCAGAGTGATACACTGTATCTGAGTAGGCGAAGGCCGTATGCATTTCTGAAGTATATGCGTGAGAAGAGAACTATTAGGTTTGTTGATAGAGAGGGGAATATAACGATCACAAATGACGAGCTTATCGCAATCAATAGTTAAAAATAACGATTAACAAGGTATAAGAATAAGTGAAAAAGTTCATGTTTGAGCCACTAATATATACATTTAAGAACTTCCCTTACAAATCCTGTCTAGGGCTGTCAGTATTTGAGTTTCATAAACTAACGTCCGATTTTCAGCTTTTTCAGGATGAAATTATAAAGTTGAAACCTACAATCGTTATAGGCGTAGCCAAAAGCCCTACAAACAAATCAAATTTCGAGAGTAGAGCAGTAAATCAATACAACCATGCTAAGAAGTTGGATGTAGGGGGCATTTATGAATATACTCTTGATTACCCAGAAAATGGATTTGGCAGTATTGGCATAAGCGCTGACTTTACCGATAGCTTTTGTAATTGGACAATGTATAGGATTTCGCAAATATTAGTTGGTACTGACACTAGATTACAGTTCATTCATATAGCAGAACCAGATCTACCAGACATGGAAAAGTATCTGATGTATATCAGAGATAATAAGGTTCAATACTTATCTGTTTCAGATTCCTAAAATTTCGTTTGAAATGTATAATTCACGAAATTCCTGCCCCATTTTCTTTTTACATAGCGATGAAATGCATAATTAAATGAGTAAAGCATCCTTTGTAAGTGCACATAATAAAAAGGATTGGCCATCTACCGGGAATAGATATCAACAGATCGAAGATGCAATCAGACTCAAGACAGTGTCAATTGTTGAGCTGATAGAACACAGAAAACGGAATGGACTTCCGTCAAATGTGCTCGATCTCTTTGGACCGGGAGGTAACACAGGAAAAGCATTCATGCGAAAAGCGGACAGTTGGACCGGCATTAGATTAAATCCAGGTATAAATACACATGCAGAAGTGCTTGTAGCTGACCTATTTGATCCTGTGGCTAGAGATTCGATATGTTTGCCCGTTCAGCCAGATATTATCCTATGTAATCCAATCGGTGCATTTGGTTTAGAAGGGATTAGAGGCCTAGACTATAAAGATTGGAGCATTTTCATGCAAGAATTTTATAGCTGGGCATATTCACACCTCTCATCAAATTACGGATTAATGTTTTCAGAATTAATGTCGTTTGTTCCAGATGGAATCTACTATAAAGCATGGCCCGAAATGTACAGGGACATGGTGAGCCAATATATAACTGGATTGAGATCTCAAGGAGTTAATGTCACAGTACCAGCTTTAGAAACTGACACAGATGCGATGAGATCCATATTATTTGAGAAAGGTCCTGATTCGCCACACTGTTTACAGTTTGTTGAAATTGACTTGCAGGTATAATTTGGGGCTCACACTAGTCAAGAACCTAGCCATCATACAAACACCATTTCCCATCCATTGAGACCCAACAATAATGTCCGTTTTACATCTCCCTGGGAATAAGTCTACCTCTTTCTTGCATACTTCTCCTACTTAATCCCATACTTACCATCAACAGAATCCCTAAACAAAGGCAGCCTTAACGGTTTGAAGCTTAATATCCCAAAAATTATGCTCTGCCCAAAAATAACTAGAAGAATTACCCACATAGGTAGTTCAAAATTAGTATTAATATACAAGAAATAGGAGGTTAGCTGACCTAAAATTATCGCAATTAGAAATACAGCTAAATCTAATACTAATACGTTCTTTCCTAGAATCCTTGGATAGATCCATTCTGCAACTAAAATAAAGAGGATCATGACATAAATCCCGATAATTTCAGAACTAAAAAATTTCAACGTAGACTGGTTTAATAAAATGTATTGAAAGATTGCAAAAATTAAAGCTGGATAAAAAGCGATCTTCAAATGTTCCCAAATACTTTCATTAACAGGACTAAATATAGCCATCCAAGGCCTTTTACCTCCATATTTATAAAGAAAGTGAAAAAATGAGCCTAAGATGAATATTATTGGGATTCCTATTAATTCAACAATAGCTATTTGATTCATGTGTTGTTCGTAATAGTGGAATAGCTAATTGTACACCATAACGTGGTATAATTACCTGGTGTCAGATTAAGTCAGTTTAAATTTAGCAAAGTCAGAAATGTCAGAACAAAATAGATACTCTTCGCATTTTGTATGCGGAGTCATCAAATTCGACTACAAAGTCGCAGGTTTCAGAGATCTCATCACAGTCGCCCAGGAGTGGGCTAAAGACGAAAACTTCTACGAGCTAATCGTTCGTTCAGTCTCAGACAAAAATTTTGGACTTCAATTTACATATTATGCAGAGGGAACAGTAGGAGGCTGGTTTGGTGATACATACATCAAACCGCTTTTAGCGAAGTTCCCATCATATGCGGTAGATGTAGCCTATGATGGTCGTACCCGAGAGGAAGTAAAAGCGGAGGTACTAGACGGGGTAGTGGTTAGCAAATCATTGCCTATTGGGAAGGTGGTGAAGGAGTAGGGTAGCATTTGTTGCCTAGCCGGCATCTCTGACACCAGCTGGCTAGGGAATGCTTAACTAACACAGATCTACTCTAGGATATCACTTATAGCTATTTTTCCGTGTAAGGTAAAAAACTATATTAGAATAACACTTGAGAATCACAGTTTACGTTATGACACAGATATACTACTGAAATACATAGAGGGAGTCGTAAGTGATTCTGAAAATATGGAATGTCGCAATTTATTTTAACGAGATAAACTAAAGTATTTATGAAGATTATATTTTTTGTAGTTAAAGGATTGGAAGATATTGCAGAAAACGAACTGATGCAATTTGGCGTAGAGATAGAAAAGGTTGATACGAAATAAATTGTTGGTTCTTTCGCAGGTGACTTACATGATTTGTGCAATTTAAAAACTGTTGATGATTTAGCATTACTCTTTGATTCCTTTGAGGTAGGTAAGAATACGGTGATAGAAGATATTATAGAGCACGTCAGCAAAGCAAACATCAAACAATATATTCAAGTAATTGAGCAGCTAAGAGAGCTATCAAGTAACTTCTCAATAACGATAAGCAAATACAAATCCACTGCAGATACATATGAACTGAAAGCGCAATTAGCCAGTCAACTAAGCTCTGAGCTAGATATGCAGTTCACAGAGAAAGAGCATGAGAATTTTGACGTGCGAATAAGCATAGGGCAACAGAGGGTAGTCTTGGCTATACGCTTGTTTGCAAAACCTTTGCATGATCGAGAATACGTTACACATAATTATTTAGGTTCATTAAAACCGACCATATCAGCATCGCTTTATAAAATGGCTTGCTCAAAAATAAAAGATAAAGATAAAGTACAATTAGTTGATAATTTTTGCGGTAGTGGCACGATACTATGTGAGTCATTTCTACAAGGTGCAGAGGTCTCGGGTGGTGATGTGAGCCCGGAAGCTGTGAAGATGGCAGGGGAGAATTTGAAAGCTGTTGGAGCTAAAGACTTTACTCTTAAGATAGAATCTGCCTTTTCCACAGATTGGGATGAGGCGCAGTTTAACCTAGCTATTTCAAATCCACCATGGGGTGAACAACTTGAGGTTGCAAGTATGACTGAACTTTATGAAAAATCAGTAAGAGAGTATAAAAGAATATTAACCGATGACGCTGTACTTTGCTTTATTGTCAAGAAACCTGACCTCCTAATAAAGTTTATAAAATCTCATTTCCCTAAGCATAGAATAGAAAGCCGCACTATTAGTTTTAACGGCCAGCAGCCAACTATTGTTATTGCTTATCTATAATATTTGTAAACTAATCGCTATGAAATATGACAACGCTACTATACGAGATAATATTGTCAGGAGTATCGAAACAAATTACCAAATAGTTGTCGATACTGTGAGCTTTATCCCAATTGGTGAAGAAAGTTATTCCTACAAAATTAAAGGTAAGAATAGTCAGACGTTTTTCGCCAAGTACTGTGCCAAGAAAGAAATCATTGCAAGTATTGATATAGTAAACGAGCTATTACTAAAATTAAGCAATTTTGAATTTGTAGTTCCTCCAATTCAAATAAGAGGTAAAACCTCATGCTCAGTATTGGAAGGTAAACTCTACCTGTTTCCATTTATTAATGGCACAAATATTAGCTTAGGTAATCATGATTGGGATAAAACCCTCTATGAAAGGATTTTCGACATAATGATTAAAATTCACAATTCAACTCACATTATTAATCTTAATTTACCTAAAGAAACATTTGAGAATAACTTTATTGATAGGCTTAATCTATTAGTGTCTGTAGTAGGCAACAATCAAAATTATGACAAACAAACAAACGAATTGTTGATTATGAACGAAACACTAATTCGTAAAATTATAAATCAACACACCTTATTAGGAGCGATGTATAAGAAAAAGAATTTGAGATTTGTTCTGACTCACGGTGATATTACGGGTTTGAATATAATTAAAACAACAAAAGGGATGAAGTTAATTGATTGGGACGGTGCAATGTTTACTCCTTCCGAAAGAGACCTTAACTTTCTTTCATCAAATAAACATTTTTCAATAAAGAAATATATTACAGAAACTAAAAGTAAACATTACCCCGACTTATTAGACTACTACGGACAGCAATGGTCACTAAATAGTATTTTAGAGAATTTCGAAGCGTTACTTTCTTCGAATATGACTAATATAAATAAAGATGACTGTATCGATGAAATTAACGAATATTTGTCATACTATAAATAAGTTTAGAGAGGGTGCTTAAGGAGGGATATGAAAATTACTTACATTAGGGTTGTTCCAGTCATAAAGCAGAAAAGCTATTTATAAACGACCTCCATTTTATTGCACCTATGATTCTGATACTATTAGTAGCAGATATCTAAATTAATTGCCTTCCCCACTCAATGAACGACAAAACCATGAAAGGACTTAACAGATCAAATCTCGCACTATCAGCACTTCATTTCGCACAAGCATTAGCTGTGCTCTTTCTATCGAGTGCTGACCAAGGAGTCGTCCCGATTACGACCAATTACTTAAAATTTGATCCAGCTACAAGCGCTTTAGCACCTGCAACTACCGAGCTATTTACAGTGAATCTGGCATGGTTTGTTGTTATATTTTTCTTGATCTGCTCATTAGCACATCTGAGTATTGCAACTGTATATCGCAAGAGATATGAATCAGACTTAAAGGTAGGGATAAACAAAGCAAGATGGATAGAGTACTCATTAAGCGCAAGCGTGATGATGCTGGCAATAAGCTTCCTGACCGGAATCTACGATATTTCCAGCCTAATAATGATCTTCACCCTTGTAGCTTTAATGAACCTGCTTGGACTTGCAATGGAGCTGATCAACAAAGGGAAGGAGAAGACCGACTGGTATACATACTGGCTGGGCTGTATAGCGGGGATTGTGCCCTGGATAGTGTTTGGGGTGTATGTCTTTGGCGCTAACAAGTATGGCGGTGGCAATATTCCTGACTTTGTGTACTGGATCTATGTCTCGATATTTATTTTCTTCAATTGCTTTGCGGTGAATATGTTCTTGCAGTACAAGAAGATAGGGCCATGGAGGGATTATCTATACGGCGAGCGTGTTTATATGATTCTGAGTTTGGTAGCTAAGTCGCTACTCGCGTGGCAGGTGTTTGCTGGAGTTCTGAGACCTTAGAATTTTACAGAGCCGAAGTTACGGGTTTAATTGAATAATGAAACCTTATACCCACGGCCGTTATTGCGTTTGTAGTAGAAGTAATACTTGCGTGAATTGTGGTAGTATAAAGAAATAAAAATCATCCCTACTAGAACCTAATCAAAACAGATGAGCACACTTAGTCGGAGACAGCTATTTACCCCGAGAACTTATAGCCACGAATATTCCAGCGCACAAGATGGCATGGCACAGGTAGAAAACGAGCAACAGCAAACAGCCTTCAAGAATGCGTATTCTCTAGCTATTGAAGGAGAGCCGATGTCCCAAGAGCGCTCTAGGATGATTCAAGAAGAGGCATTGAAATTCCCACCAAATATCTCTCCAAATGCTATGACCGTGGGTAGCGGCAAACCATTTGATGTTATTACTATAATAAATTATCAGTCAGTCGATCAAATCGATCAAAAGACAGGGCAGGGTATCGCTGCCCAAGCAGACCAACGGCAAGGGACTATAACTTACTTTAAACCTGAACAAAGAGGCGTTTTTTACCACGAATTGATGCATCTTGTCGACGCATCGTACGGCTCAATTTTCAGTGACGCTAAGTTTACCGAATGGAGTGAAGATCGTTGGCCCCAACAGAATCGCGATGGGCTACCTGTGCATATGGAAAATATATACAGCACTAAAGATTATGCAGAGTTTTTCGCAACAGCTGCAGAGTCACTCATGAAAAACCCCTCCGACCGCCTCGGTATGTTTGGTGTAACTGGTCTGACTCGTGAAGAGAAGATCAAGAAGGTAACAACGATTGCGATGCTTGAAGCTCTTAGAACCACTACGCGGGGCTTTATGGGAAAGGATTATTGGTATCAATCTATAGCAGGACGAATGCACTGGAGGTACTGGCTAGAAGCGAAGCAGGAAGAATTTGCTGAATTTAATGTTGCAAAATATGTTGAGCTGAATGACTCAGAGAAAACACCAGCAATAGCATTTGTTACGCAGAATAATCAACCGATTAACGCTCCTTTGCAAGAAAGCTCCGAGTATCAGTTGCATTCAAACGTTGACCATTACATCGTTACTCACAATGGTACAAGCATAGGAATAGAGCTAGGTGTAAATGCTACAGGTTTGCGGATAATAACTGCTGATGAGAAGGTTCTTGATTTTACTATCACTACAGACCCTATTGCGGTTGAAAATAAACTAATGCTCGTTCAAGAGAGCTTATTATCCGACTTTTCTGGATCAAGCAGCTCGATAGTTATGCCGCCATTGATGATAACCCAATTGTATCCGTTGATAATAGCCGCTCGCGAGCGCTCACACATTAATAATACGAATACGCCCTCAACGGTAGATTACCAACCACCTATGTCAACGACCAACAAACTGTCGAGAAGAGACTTCCTTAGACTAGGCGCGGTTTTTGCCACAATGTTGACGGCAGCTGCACTTGCTGGTTGCTCACCCTTGCCCACACCACCCGAGCCAACAGCTATAGGCAACTCGTCAACCGCAATGCCAGATCTCCCTTCTCCTGCTGACTATTCGTTACTTGAGCAGAAGTATAGAGCCTACAAAGTCTTTGATCCATACCCACGTGTAGAAACTGTGCCAGTGCCTGGAGTGTACATGAGTGAGACAAAATACAGACCAGATATCATTAAGTACGCTGACAGCATCAAGATCGTAGACGGTCAACTAGTGGTGATAATTAATGGCATACCATTTACCCAAGAAGACACGAGATTCAAAAGCGAACTTACATTTGTAAATCGGAACGATGCTACCGTTTTTCACCCATCAGCGACTTCCGCAAATTTCATTATAAAGATGGGCGCCGCAGCTCAAACCCACGAGATAATTAATATGATTAGTACATCAGTTGAAATTGTTAAACAACAGTATCCAGGTGCGGAAATGCTTTCAGTCGGCACATTAAGTGACACCACTGTAGGCGATGGGCTCGATTCTCTACAGTATGATAACACGATCCAAGATACTCTATGGTTATATAGAGGTTACACAATAGCTGCCCCGCGTATACAGGAGATGATTGATGATTCTGCTCTATATTTTGTACTTCGAACCAGCGACAACCAGATAAGGTGTGTGAAATTCTTTCAGATACTGCCACCGAGAGATCTTATTGATAATAGCCAGCTGCCAAAGTCACTCATGGATCAAGCAAGGTTAGTGCTTGGAGGGTAGGGTGACGTGCAGTATCTGAGTAGGCGAAAGCCCTATGCATTTCTGAAGTATATGCGTGAGAAGATTAAGATTAGGTTTATTGATAAAGTGGGGATATTAATGTGAACCTCTCACAGTTACGCGACCACACCCTCATATATGCAGTATCGCAGATACCCTTTCCTAGCCAACTTGTAATATTCTACCGCAGCAGTCGCATTTATGAAGGTCTTTTGTAGACCAAACAGCCTAATAAAGAAATATGGGAATCTGGCAAACCTGTACAACCTCCTGAATGATTTCTCAGCCTCAAGACTTACGTCCGTGACTTTAACATCTCTAAAGCCTGTTTTTTCCAACAGCTCCTTAAAAGTATTTCCTGTAAATTTGTCTAGACTAGCCATTGATGACCCCTCGTTAACCAGATCGTACATTCGCTTTTCATACTCGGTTAGTTCTACATCTTCATCAATCTTATATTCGAAGAAAACTGACTTCCGACCAGGCTTGACGACCCTGAAAGCCTCTTCAACCGCCTTAGCCAAGTCAGTAGCATGAGATAGTGTCTCTACAGCATATAATCCATCAAAGCTATCATGCTCAAATGGAAGCTCCTGATACGATCCGTTGATAAATGTCGGAGGGTTATCGAGCATTGAATTGTTTTTCTTTGCTTCTTCTACGATATAAGGGGTAAGATCGATACCAGTTATGTCTAAGCCATACCTTTGCGATAGGTCTTTCGCAACAATCCCTCTACCGCACCCTATATCGAGTACTTTGTGACCGGCTTCTAGATCGAGCTGCGCGAAGATTCTATCGTGG encodes:
- a CDS encoding DUF2075 domain-containing protein, which codes for MYEIKKFNYRKDQFTNVRDYRYGENWPIVYILEDGKEAYIGETTAAYRRASQHFEKADRAKLNSMYIIADDEYNKSATLDIESSLIRYMSGDGKYLLQNANFGIQESNYYDRERYQAKFETIWKELQKLKVVDNDLVQIQNSDLFKYSPYKALSQDQLDVVDKIMSSIKFGERIPHLVSGEPGTGKTIVATYLVKALSMKKWSKDLEIGLVIPMTSLRKTLKRVFRNIKGLTPGMVIGPNDVVRKKYDILIVDEAHRLQRRVNLTNYRDFDKISASLGLEKDSATQLDWILQSSKHQVLFYDKYQSVKPADIKYNALDNISFVNHKLTSQMRVNGGMDYIEYIRDILNCSNPYPNKFYTYEFKLFNNIKDMVLAIKEKDYDYSLSRILAGYAWEWKTKGNNEIDYDIEIDGTRLKWNSVTEDWVNSPNAVNEIGCIHTIQGYDLNYAGVIIGPEISYDKNKHKVVVDKSKYLDFNGKRAISDPAELEAYIKNIYTTLLTRGINGTYVYIVDDSLRQYMSQYFL
- a CDS encoding phosphotransferase — its product is MKYDNATIRDNIVRSIETNYQIVVDTVSFIPIGEESYSYKIKGKNSQTFFAKYCAKKEIIASIDIVNELLLKLSNFEFVVPPIQIRGKTSCSVLEGKLYLFPFINGTNISLGNHDWDKTLYERIFDIMIKIHNSTHIINLNLPKETFENNFIDRLNLLVSVVGNNQNYDKQTNELLIMNETLIRKIINQHTLLGAMYKKKNLRFVLTHGDITGLNIIKTTKGMKLIDWDGAMFTPSERDLNFLSSNKHFSIKKYITETKSKHYPDLLDYYGQQWSLNSILENFEALLSSNMTNINKDDCIDEINEYLSYYK
- a CDS encoding DUF6512 family protein, with translation MNQIAIVELIGIPIIFILGSFFHFLYKYGGKRPWMAIFSPVNESIWEHLKIAFYPALIFAIFQYILLNQSTLKFFSSEIIGIYVMILFILVAEWIYPRILGKNVLVLDLAVFLIAIILGQLTSYFLYINTNFELPMWVILLVIFGQSIIFGILSFKPLRLPLFRDSVDGKYGIK
- the heR gene encoding heliorhodopsin HeR, with amino-acid sequence MNDKTMKGLNRSNLALSALHFAQALAVLFLSSADQGVVPITTNYLKFDPATSALAPATTELFTVNLAWFVVIFFLICSLAHLSIATVYRKRYESDLKVGINKARWIEYSLSASVMMLAISFLTGIYDISSLIMIFTLVALMNLLGLAMELINKGKEKTDWYTYWLGCIAGIVPWIVFGVYVFGANKYGGGNIPDFVYWIYVSIFIFFNCFAVNMFLQYKKIGPWRDYLYGERVYMILSLVAKSLLAWQVFAGVLRP
- a CDS encoding nucleotide pyrophosphohydrolase, coding for MKHSKLLERLINFRDARDWKQFHTPQNLAKSLSIEAGELLECFQWTDKYDLEDVKSEVADLYTYLLLFANSLDIDLEKVASDKLAISEEKYPVEKAKGNATKYTKFKK
- a CDS encoding methyltransferase domain-containing protein; its protein translation is MATVEDYYGKKESRIGYRLFLRDAQHFGLYPLVGDSNISEWEAQKRHHDRIFAQLDLEAGHKVLDIGCGRGIVAKDLSQRYGLDITGIDLTPYIVEEAKKNNSMLDNPPTFINGSYQELPFEHDSFDGLYAVETLSHATDLAKAVEEAFRVVKPGRKSVFFEYKIDEDVELTEYEKRMYDLVNEGSSMASLDKFTGNTFKELLEKTGFRDVKVTDVSLEAEKSFRRLYRFARFPYFFIRLFGLQKTFINATAAVEYYKLARKGYLRYCIYEGVVA
- a CDS encoding methyltransferase, producing MCNLKTVDDLALLFDSFEVGKNTVIEDIIEHVSKANIKQYIQVIEQLRELSSNFSITISKYKSTADTYELKAQLASQLSSELDMQFTEKEHENFDVRISIGQQRVVLAIRLFAKPLHDREYVTHNYLGSLKPTISASLYKMACSKIKDKDKVQLVDNFCGSGTILCESFLQGAEVSGGDVSPEAVKMAGENLKAVGAKDFTLKIESAFSTDWDEAQFNLAISNPPWGEQLEVASMTELYEKSVREYKRILTDDAVLCFIVKKPDLLIKFIKSHFPKHRIESRTISFNGQQPTIVIAYL